In the genome of Nakaseomyces glabratus chromosome K, complete sequence, the window CATCATCCACAAACTAAAGAGGTATGAGATGAAATGCTACATAGCTTTGAAGAGAATTTCGGAGGCGGGCTTTCGAAATTAATACAGCAACGTCTAAATATTGAGAAGTAGTACTAAATAgacaatgaagaaataGGCGTtgattgttttctttttctttgatagtTATAATTCAATTTAGATCGTTATCGTAGTTTATTTATATGCAAATGGGTACATAAGAGAGTGTACAAAGACACCATAATGAAGAATATTCTATCGGTATGGTAGCAATATGTAGGgataagaaataaaacaGACCAAAGTAAATCTGGtaatagaaaaaaacaattgaaagatTAAAGTGAAGTGAGAGAAAGTCTATGATGAATTAACAAGGAAATGCTTAGCACACTCATATGACGTCCATGATATTGCGGTTGCCGGCATATTTGCAATAACTCTTGGTTTTAGGCCTCTTAAGAAACCTTTCCATCCGtgtattttatatatagCTGACGCAGCTCTTTGGAATGTATTAGCCTGTTTCATAATTTCGTTAGAAACTGTTTCACTACCGCGCACTTGTAAAACAGTCTTGATACAATCAAGTGGTGTAGTGATTGCAGCACATGTTGCACCGCTTAAGCCACCACTAATGCAATGGATGAATGGGTTATATTCATTTGATGGATTCATAAATTTTGTTGCTGACTCATATATTGCAAAGTTGAAAGCTGCAAAAGGTATGTTCATTACTAGTGTAGTTGGATATGAATAGTAGAAAGCTGCAAAGCCTTCTTTGTGGTAGATATTTTTAGTAACATGCCATACCGATTCCCTCGTATTCAATTGCATTCTTTGTTTAATGACATCAAATGGGTTCATCAATGCATCTGCAACCGTAGTGGCAGCCATACCACTTATCGCTGTCTTTATGGGTTGATGGGTATGCATATCCTGTGGGTCTATAAGCTTGGATTTCGAAAATTCGTAGGTTGCGAAATACACAGCATGGGCAGGACCTGCACCCAGTATAACCGATTGAACACCCTTCCAAAGTGCTAAAGAACCCTCAGCAGTGGTGATTTTAGAAATTTGTTTGATCAAGCCTTGTGTAGCTGCGcctgaagatgaagattGTATTCGGGTCTTGATCGCATCAACTGGAAATAGCACAGAATGCTCCATTATACCTGCAAATGCACCGGCAAGTAGCTGGTGATGTAGTGGAGCACAAGGCGGAAGTGCCTCATAGTCGATTTCTTCATCCATGGCTTGATTGCTGGTATCTTGACcttattaatatttgatttcCTCACCGACAGATCGACCGTAATAAACCGGCTATTGATTAGGAGCCAAATATTAAGTAGTAGATGAGGTTGATTGTTAGTCTGaataataccaaaaagGATTATGAATGTCTAGACTAGTTAGATAGATGATCTTTGTGCTGACTTTATGCGCTGTCTCTAGATTAAGTATGGCACCCCTTCTCAATATTTTGTCGATACCAAAAAACTGAATCAATATTGGCCAATTTTTATCAGAAAAGAACCAGAAAAATCCACAGAGCGTCTGATGCGGTTATCAAAAGGATATTCTTGGCAGACACTGATATAGGAGCTGGTTGCGATCTAGATGTGTTTGCTGATACACACACTGTCAATTTTCtgcaaaaattttcagctTTTTTCACTGAAAATTTGGCCTTTGTAGGAGcaaaaactataaaaaaTCGATGATTTTAAATTATATCCTCCGAGGATGAAGTCGGAGCTCTGATAACTGACTATCATAGAATATATTGGGTAAAACAAATTACTGAGTAAGTTATGGTATATTGATCGGCAATAGCATGAAGTTGTGCCAATATAATATGGTCAAAACTCCGTCAATCCAAATAAGAATATCTTGTTACATAAACTTTTCTAACAATTATATATCATAGACAAAAAGGAGAATACTTTCAAAAAGATATCCTACAATTGAAGGGCCTTAAATATGACTGGGCAAACTAGAATCACAGTTGATGGGACACCAGCGTAAATTATGAATCTTCCAAGAAGTTCAATATTTGGAACACCGATATGTTCAGCACATTCAGCAGCTAATTTCGTTATTTCATGTCTTTCATGATAATCCTTTCTCTCATCTTTTAGTCTGACTAGTTTTACCAAGGTGAAGTAGACTAACGGTTTGCTTATAACATATTTCCAGACTATCACTGTCAATACGCCTACCAATAATCTGGCAAGTATATGAAGACAATTTTTGGGTTCAAAGTCTATGAAAGAACAGACAAGATTTAAGTTGAATTTAGCAATTAGCCAATTAGAGCAATCTAATCCCGACACAACGCCTATGAAAGCTACACTGTCCTCAAAACATGGACATTCATCAACCGGTTTGATGTGTTTgtataacaaaaataaactgaCAATGACACTCAATACAGGAACCCAATTGTACTCACTGGCCTTAAAGGTTGGAAATAGATAGTCAAATCCTATTCTTCCCATGAAGCATGCTAATCCTACTAGAGCACCACTGTAAAGATCAAGTAGTCCATGCATACCACAGTAAACTCTTCCGACAACGAGAGTTAGATAATAGAACATAACACCAATAGATAGCAGAGCCTTTGATGTTAAGGTGAAATTTGACTCAACCCATATTCTCCATAGAAAATAAGCACTAACCCCGGTGGCATTTGCAGTATGAGAAGATGGAGCCCCGTATTCCCTTGTAGTGTATTTACTCAATGTAATTCTTTCAACAGGTGGTGATCTGGGTCTGGGCAGACACCAATAATCCTTTAGGAAGCCACTTAAATAAATCGAGTATCCGAATATGTAAACTAAGTCTCTTGTCAACTCCCAGTGTCCAAACcagatggggatgggtaaTGCAATAATGTAAAATGTGTGTGCACCCATCAAAGCGGAGTACTTGAAATAAACATCAAGCACTGGGTTACGAAGCGTGTGCTGTATATTCGCTAAAGTCTCTGATTGGTGGTCTGTGTATCTTGTTAAAAACTGCCTCATTTTAAATCTGAGAGGAgacattttctttttgaaatgttCAGCCGGATGATTACCTGGGTCAGATAAATGATGCTTAGCAGCATTGCAACCGTTGGAGTCTTCGATAGACAGATCGGCCTTCTCGATCAAGGTAGCAGCGACAGACATTATCCTCTAATGTAAATtataaagaagataaaTCTTGAGGATAATTCACCTTTATGGATGTATTAAGAAAGCCAATGTCAATGAGAGAGAAAAATACTAATAACAAACCACG includes:
- the YSR3 gene encoding sphinganine kinase YSR3 (CAGL0K08272g~Ortholog(s) have sphingosine-1-phosphate phosphatase activity, role in phospholipid dephosphorylation, sphingolipid biosynthetic process and endoplasmic reticulum localization): MSVAATLIEKADLSIEDSNGCNAAKHHLSDPGNHPAEHFKKKMSPLRFKMRQFLTRYTDHQSETLANIQHTLRNPVLDVYFKYSALMGAHTFYIIALPIPIWFGHWELTRDLVYIFGYSIYLSGFLKDYWCLPRPRSPPVERITLSKYTTREYGAPSSHTANATGVSAYFLWRIWVESNFTLTSKALLSIGVMFYYLTLVVGRVYCGMHGLLDLYSGALVGLACFMGRIGFDYLFPTFKASEYNWVPVLSVIVSLFLLYKHIKPVDECPCFEDSVAFIGVVSGLDCSNWLIAKFNLNLVCSFIDFEPKNCLHILARLLVGVLTVIVWKYVISKPLVYFTLVKLVRLKDERKDYHERHEITKLAAECAEHIGVPNIELLGRFIIYAGVPSTVILVCPVIFKALQL
- the MRS4 gene encoding Fe(2+) transporter (CAGL0K08250g~Ortholog(s) have iron ion transmembrane transporter activity, role in iron ion homeostasis, mitochondrial iron ion transport and mitochondrial inner membrane, plasma membrane localization), with amino-acid sequence MDEEIDYEALPPCAPLHHQLLAGAFAGIMEHSVLFPVDAIKTRIQSSSSGAATQGLIKQISKITTAEGSLALWKGVQSVILGAGPAHAVYFATYEFSKSKLIDPQDMHTHQPIKTAISGMAATTVADALMNPFDVIKQRMQLNTRESVWHVTKNIYHKEGFAAFYYSYPTTLVMNIPFAAFNFAIYESATKFMNPSNEYNPFIHCISGGLSGATCAAITTPLDCIKTVLQVRGSETVSNEIMKQANTFQRAASAIYKIHGWKGFLRGLKPRVIANMPATAISWTSYECAKHFLVNSS